The Anaerolineae bacterium genome segment ACGATGGCTCGGTCGAGCAGGCGCTGGAAGTTGACGGTGGTGAACGGATTCGGCACCAGTTGCGGTGGCATGCTCATGACTATGGTGGGCGGCTTGAGGGCCGTCACGAACATCCAGTAGAGGGGAAGCAGCGACGCCACGGCCCACACGAAGAGCAGGAAGTAGCCGAGCGCCACGAGGGGACTGGGCCACCACCGAGAGCGGACTGGGGGACGTACTTGTGCGGACACGCCCTGCATCAGTACTCCACCTCTCGCCCTAGGCCGCGGTACTGGGCGTAGGAGACGACGACGAGGATAAGGAACAGGAAGACCGCCTCGGCCGAGGCCCTGCCGAAGTTGAAGCTGTCGAAGGCCCAGCGGTAGATGTTGTAGACGACAGTGGTGGTGGCGTTGCCCGGGCCTCCGTTGGTCATCATGTAGACGTTGGTGAACACCTGGAAACCGTTGATGGTGCCCATTATCACCAGGTAGAGGATGGTGGGAACCACGAGGGGAAGGGTGACGCTGAAGAACTGCCGCTTCTCGCTGGCCCCATCTATGCTGGCAGCTTCGTATAGCTCGGGGGGCACGCTGCCCATCGCTGCCGTGAGGAGCACCACACTGGCACCCTGGCCCCCCGCCAGGCTCATGAGCATCAGGCTCGGCAGGGCCGTCCGCGGGTTGGCCAGCCACAGGACCGGCTGCAACCCGACGCGGGTGAGGATGTAGTTGAGGAGGCCGAAGGCGGGCTCGTACAGCCACAGCCACACCAACGACATCACGGCAGCCGAAGCCACGCTAGGAAGGTAGTAGGCGGCCTTGAAGAAGACCTGCAGCTTGGTGCTCTTGAGCCGGAAGATCATCGCCGACATGCCCAGGCTCAATACCAGCCCCAGGCCCACCACGCCCACAGTGTAAACCAGGGTATTGCGCAGACCGAGGCCGAAGCGGTAGTCGCTGAGCGTGGCCCGGAAGTTGGCCAGCCCCACCCATTCCGAGCCCTGCGGGCGGTAGCGGAGGAAGGCCAGCACGAAGGAGTAGATGATGGGGCCAAGCCAGAATACGGTCAGGACCAGGACGGGGACGGCCAGGAAGACGTACGCCCACCGGTTGCGATACATCTCCGCCAGCAGCCCGTCCGTGCGGCTCGGCCTCTGCCGGGCGTTGCCGAGGGTCAACGGGACGCTGGCAGGGTTCTGCCCTGCCAGCGTCTCCCCGCGGTCATCGCTCATATGACCCGCTGAGCCAGCTGCTCGTCCAGCCACTTCTGGGCCTCAGACGAGGCGAACTGGAGCGCTTCCTCCGGCGTTCGCTGCAGGCTCATCACTTCCTGATACATGGGCACGAAGAACTGGCGAGCGCCGTAGTAGTAAGGCACGCTGGTGTCCGGGCCGGCGTAGGCCAGCGTCGTGGCCATGAACTCCATGAACTCGTCGTCCGGGTACAGGTTGCCCGCGCTCTTGCGCACCGGGAAATACTTGAGCGGCTTGATTGCCTTCTGGTTTTCGGTGTTGGTGAGGAAGCGAGCGAACTCCATCACCAGGCCCAGCTTCCCGGGATCCTTCTGCTTGAACACCCCAATCCCTTCCTCGCCGGAGTACTCCACCGGCTCGTTGGGCGGCTGGGAAGGATGGAACACGGGATAGAGCTCGATGAGGCCCTCCGGGATGGTGCCCTCCCGCATCGCCTTCTCCAGCTGGAACTTGATGCCCGGCTCGGCGGGATAGAGGGCCAGCCGACCTTCGTTCCACATTCTGCCTGCGTCCGAGTTGCTCATGGCCGCAGAACCCGCGGGGATCACCTGATGGCGGTGCTCCAGGTCCTGCATGTACTGCAGGCCCTCGACCGCCTCCGGAACGTAGAGCGTGATGCGGTCCCACTCCGGGCTGAAGATCCGCGCCCCTCGGCCCCAGAGGAAATTGTGCCGATGATAGTCTCCTGGGTTCTGCTGGCAGGGAATGGCATAGCCATACACATCTACAGTGCCATCACCATCGCGGTCGAAGGTCATCTCCTTGAGCGCCTCGAGGAACTGGTTGTAGTCCCACTTGCGGTTGTCCTCCGGTGGAAGGAAACTCTCCGCGCCCCGCTCGGCGAAGAGGGCCCGGTTGGCCATGACACAGGTGGTGTAGGAGACCCAGGGCCAGTACCAGATCTTGCCGGCGATAGTGGCGTGCTCGATGGCCCAGGGCTGGAAGTCCTCCAGGTCGTCGCCCGTCAGGGCATCGTCTATCGGCTCCAGGACCCCTTGCAGGGCGAACTTGAGGATCTCTCCGTTGTCCTCCCACCAGACATCCGGACCCAGGCCGGCGGCAGCTGCTACATTCACCTTCTGTCGCCCGGTGCCCCAGTCCATCAGCTCCAGGTCCACCCGCACTTCGGGATGCATCTCCATGAACTGCTCGGACACGTGCCGCGGCCAGTCCAGAGCGGTGGGTTCCTTGCCGTCGATCTCCGCCTCTTCCCCGGTGATGCCGTCCCACTGGGGATAGACCCACCAGGCGATGGGGATGCTGCCCTTGGCCAGCACTTCCACCGTCACCTGCTTCTCCACTACCACGGTCTCTTTGACGATCTTCTCGACCTCTACCGTCTCCTTCACCACCTTCTCGACCACCTGCGGAGTCCCGGCGCAGGCGGCCAGGGTGGTCGCTCCTGCGGCCACTCCCGTCAGTGTAAGGAATCTCCTTCTGCTCATAGCACGCTTGGCTGCCATTGCTACTCCTCCCTCTAGCTCTCTGGACTCATGCGGCACAGCACCCTGTCGGCAGTTGGCCACGACCTGCTGGGTGAGTTAGGCTAAGTATAGCCGGAGCCCTACCGGCATCGGTGCCAATCCGAGTGACAACCTCTGACACTGTCCCCCCGCCGGGGGTGCCTGAGATGAGGTGAACCATGGGCGAGATCAGTCTGGAAGACGTGCGCGAGGCTCTCGCTCACCTCTATGACCCGGAAGCACTGGGGTTGTGCCAGATCGCCCGCGTCATCGCGCCAGGGTCCGAGCAGGCCCAGGCCACGGAGATCGGGCAGGTAATTCGGCGAGCTCTGCTCGATGCCATGAGCGAACTGAAACCCACCGGGCCCGTGGCCCCTACCGCCTCCCACTACCGGGCCCACGAGTGCATCACCTTGCGTTACGTCTCGCGGCTGTCAGCGGAGGAGATCGCTGACGAGTTGTCCCTGAGCAAACGACAGGTGTACCGCGACCTGCGGTGGGGGGAACAGCGCCTGGCGGAGGTGCTCCAGTCGCTTCTGGCCGACTACGCTGCCAGCCGCCAGGACCCGCTGGGCCAGGAGATCAAGGCTCTGGTGGGCAAGTCTACCTCCATGGATTTGGAGGAGCTCGTCGCCAGCGCCATCGCCGCCGTCTCTCCTCTGGCCCGGTCCAGGGGGGTCCATCTAGCCTACGCCGGGACAGGGCATCCAGTACAGGTCAGCGCCAGCCCCGGAATCCTGCGCGAGGTGCTGATTCAGGTGCTGAGCGCGCTGGCTCAGAGTCTGGAGCACGCGCAAGCGACGGTCCGGCTCAGTGCCGACGACGAGTACGCGTACGTTGCCTTCCCCGTAGCCCGTCCGGAGCGGCTCGCCCGCGCTGACCTCCTGGAGGCAGCCCTGCGGATCGCCGGCGCCCAGGGTCTGGCCCACGACTTCGTCGGCACCGACCTGTGCCAAGTGCTCCGCATCCGCCTTCCCCTTCTGCGGCGCCGAAGGCTCCTGGTGGTGGAGGACAACCCGGCTGTGTTCGCCCTCTATCGGCGGTACCTGGAGAACACCAACTGGCAGCCCGTCTTAGTGCCCAGCCCCCAGGAGGCGGGCAGAGTGGCTGCCGAAGGGGCCTACCACGCGGTCCTGCTGGACATCATGATGCCCGAAGCGGACGGCTGGAGTGTGCTGCAGGAGCTGAAGCTCGACGCCCGGACCCGATCCCTCCCCGTGATCGTCTGTTCCGTCGTGGACGACCCCGAACTGGGGCGGGCGCTGGGGGCGGCGGTATACCTTACCAAGCCGGTCGAGCGGGAGGCGTTGGTCAGGGCTCTGGATCAGGTCGCGGGACCGGGTACGCCCCGCCCAGCGTCTTCAGTGAGAACCGGATGAGACTGAGGACCTCCTCCTGGCTGAGGCCGTTGCGGGACGTCACCGCAAAGCTGTGAGGGACAGCCAGCTGCCCCTCAAGGCCGGGCTGCATGGCGGTGACGGCCACCAGGGCCGGGGCGCGCTGGCCGAAACGGCTCTCCCTCACCGCCCTGGCTACAGAGCGGCCGCTACAGCCCGGCAGGGCCAGATCCAGCAGAATGGCGTCCACCTCGACGGAGGGAAGCATATCCAGGGCCTCTTCTCCGCTGTGACACCAGTGCACCTCGTACCGGGCAGGTTGAGCCTCCAGGATCCGTCGCACCAGCCTGACGAAGGCCCGGTCGTCATCCACTATGAGAACCCGGCACGGCCGCTCGTCCTTGCCGCCCGGGCCGTGGCCGTTGCTTCGGCCGACCTGGTCGAGCACAGCCAGGAGCTGTTCGGCCGTGACCGGCTTGACCAGCCAAGTGTCGAACGGCTCTCCTTCCTGCAACCAAGGCCCGACGGGGAGAGTACACTGCAAGAGTGGAACGGGCTCGGCCAGGATGGGCGCCGGGGTAGCCTCCCCGGCTGTCTCCGGTTCCGGAGGAACGTTGACCACCACCGCCCTGGCCCGCATCTGCCTCACCAACTTGCGGGCCTCGTGCACCGTGGGGACGCACACCACCTCGCAGTCCTCCAGGTGTCTCTCCAGGAACGAGGCCGACTCCCCATCGCCGACCAACACTACCGACCGGGGCACCTCGCCCATCGCCTCGTCCGGCACCCGAGACTCCCCGAGCGATATCACCTGCTTCTCGGCCAGCGGCAGAGTGAAGCTGAAAGTGCTGCCGCGCCCAACTTCGCTCTCCGCCCACATCCGGCCTCCGTGTAGCTGCACGAAGCGCCTGGCGATGGCCAACCCCAGCCCCTTGCCCATGGTCTCCCCCTCGGGGCCCTCGGCGCCGGCTTCCTGGCGGAACTCGTCAAAGATCGCCTCCAACTGCTCCTGGCTGATCCCGCGTCCGGTATCGGTGACGGAGATGGTCACTTCCTCCCAGTCACACTCCGCCCGGACGCAGATTCGGCCGGTGCTGGTGAACCGGCAGGAGTTGGCCAGAAGGTTGAGGAGTACCTGCCTGATGCGGGTGCGGTCCACGTAGAGCGGAGGAAGATCGCCTGGCACCTCGGTCTCCAGGCGCACCGAGCTCTTGCCCAGCAGCAAGCGCGACGCCAGATCCGCGACCTCGGCGATGAGATCGGCGAGGTCGGTCGGCTCCTTGTGGATGGGCATCCTGAGGGCCTGAATGCGGGCTAGGTCGAGCACGTCGTCGACCAGCGAGGAGAGGTACCGGGCGCTGCGCTCTATCTCGACCAGGTCCCGGAGGAGATTGGGCGTCCAGCGCACGTCGCCATAGACCTCGGGGTAGCGTTGGATGACGTCTATGAAGCCCAGGATGATGTTGAGAGGCGTGCGCAGTTCGTGGCTTACGGTGCTGGCGAACTGCTCCTTCAGATGTCGGGCCT includes the following:
- a CDS encoding extracellular solute-binding protein translates to MAAKRAMSRRRFLTLTGVAAGATTLAACAGTPQVVEKVVKETVEVEKIVKETVVVEKQVTVEVLAKGSIPIAWWVYPQWDGITGEEAEIDGKEPTALDWPRHVSEQFMEMHPEVRVDLELMDWGTGRQKVNVAAAAGLGPDVWWEDNGEILKFALQGVLEPIDDALTGDDLEDFQPWAIEHATIAGKIWYWPWVSYTTCVMANRALFAERGAESFLPPEDNRKWDYNQFLEALKEMTFDRDGDGTVDVYGYAIPCQQNPGDYHRHNFLWGRGARIFSPEWDRITLYVPEAVEGLQYMQDLEHRHQVIPAGSAAMSNSDAGRMWNEGRLALYPAEPGIKFQLEKAMREGTIPEGLIELYPVFHPSQPPNEPVEYSGEEGIGVFKQKDPGKLGLVMEFARFLTNTENQKAIKPLKYFPVRKSAGNLYPDDEFMEFMATTLAYAGPDTSVPYYYGARQFFVPMYQEVMSLQRTPEEALQFASSEAQKWLDEQLAQRVI
- a CDS encoding sugar ABC transporter permease translates to MSDDRGETLAGQNPASVPLTLGNARQRPSRTDGLLAEMYRNRWAYVFLAVPVLVLTVFWLGPIIYSFVLAFLRYRPQGSEWVGLANFRATLSDYRFGLGLRNTLVYTVGVVGLGLVLSLGMSAMIFRLKSTKLQVFFKAAYYLPSVASAAVMSLVWLWLYEPAFGLLNYILTRVGLQPVLWLANPRTALPSLMLMSLAGGQGASVVLLTAAMGSVPPELYEAASIDGASEKRQFFSVTLPLVVPTILYLVIMGTINGFQVFTNVYMMTNGGPGNATTTVVYNIYRWAFDSFNFGRASAEAVFLFLILVVVSYAQYRGLGREVEY
- a CDS encoding hybrid sensor histidine kinase/response regulator translates to MHADSQHVHLEGRRELRRSLALRLAAGLAAVAWYGWYRTMVTSPWQPGLMLLPIAAGAMALLAARSRRLPTPLSSWLVVLLPLAAVYAAALAGHEGALPFAALPTAMAAFLLGPWAAPGLAALLCVVTRLSPALSQPDLWLHHLLLASTGLIAAVVARSLDGLLGQAWTQAEKSAALVREVRSRQEEINRLNKALKTSNALLKRSLAELAQAQREAQEARHLKEQFASTVSHELRTPLNIILGFIDVIQRYPEVYGDVRWTPNLLRDLVEIERSARYLSSLVDDVLDLARIQALRMPIHKEPTDLADLIAEVADLASRLLLGKSSVRLETEVPGDLPPLYVDRTRIRQVLLNLLANSCRFTSTGRICVRAECDWEEVTISVTDTGRGISQEQLEAIFDEFRQEAGAEGPEGETMGKGLGLAIARRFVQLHGGRMWAESEVGRGSTFSFTLPLAEKQVISLGESRVPDEAMGEVPRSVVLVGDGESASFLERHLEDCEVVCVPTVHEARKLVRQMRARAVVVNVPPEPETAGEATPAPILAEPVPLLQCTLPVGPWLQEGEPFDTWLVKPVTAEQLLAVLDQVGRSNGHGPGGKDERPCRVLIVDDDRAFVRLVRRILEAQPARYEVHWCHSGEEALDMLPSVEVDAILLDLALPGCSGRSVARAVRESRFGQRAPALVAVTAMQPGLEGQLAVPHSFAVTSRNGLSQEEVLSLIRFSLKTLGGAYPVPRPDPEP
- a CDS encoding response regulator; this translates as MGEISLEDVREALAHLYDPEALGLCQIARVIAPGSEQAQATEIGQVIRRALLDAMSELKPTGPVAPTASHYRAHECITLRYVSRLSAEEIADELSLSKRQVYRDLRWGEQRLAEVLQSLLADYAASRQDPLGQEIKALVGKSTSMDLEELVASAIAAVSPLARSRGVHLAYAGTGHPVQVSASPGILREVLIQVLSALAQSLEHAQATVRLSADDEYAYVAFPVARPERLARADLLEAALRIAGAQGLAHDFVGTDLCQVLRIRLPLLRRRRLLVVEDNPAVFALYRRYLENTNWQPVLVPSPQEAGRVAAEGAYHAVLLDIMMPEADGWSVLQELKLDARTRSLPVIVCSVVDDPELGRALGAAVYLTKPVEREALVRALDQVAGPGTPRPASSVRTG